A DNA window from Aneurinibacillus sp. REN35 contains the following coding sequences:
- a CDS encoding YybS family protein — MSTIFLVLLLLTVYTPLSIVAAFALPVPFSLYGYRHDTKMGIITVSVAVMLSFIFTSFPGLLLSLPAAVMGLVMGIAYKKKKPAGQVLVLGMLTELAFMFVSFALVIAIMQTNPVNDMIKGMQMMSNQVFTQMQAQVDQSINQLPPDQKNGAQGNQLRQMKESMESMKTQLPSIISSIIPTILITSSLLAALANHALFRRIAQRMGMQIQALPALHNLRLPRSVLYYYLIVLFLFMIKEIQDYRFLYMIVQNAMFLMPLLFSVQALGFFAYWIHRRNRSKGLLVLVVILFLIPPFSYILLLIGVLDVGFNLRNRFFQ; from the coding sequence ATGAGTACGATTTTTCTCGTGCTCCTTCTTTTAACGGTATATACTCCCTTGAGCATTGTTGCCGCTTTTGCACTGCCCGTACCATTCTCGTTGTACGGATATCGTCACGACACGAAGATGGGAATTATAACTGTATCGGTTGCCGTGATGCTCTCCTTTATTTTTACCAGTTTTCCAGGGCTTCTGCTTTCTCTGCCAGCAGCCGTTATGGGACTGGTCATGGGGATTGCCTACAAAAAGAAAAAGCCTGCAGGCCAGGTACTTGTGCTTGGAATGCTGACTGAGTTGGCCTTTATGTTTGTTAGTTTTGCATTGGTGATTGCGATTATGCAGACCAATCCGGTTAACGATATGATTAAGGGAATGCAGATGATGTCCAATCAAGTGTTTACCCAGATGCAGGCCCAGGTAGATCAATCGATTAATCAGCTTCCGCCTGATCAGAAGAATGGGGCGCAGGGTAATCAATTGAGACAGATGAAGGAATCGATGGAGAGTATGAAGACGCAGCTTCCTTCGATTATCTCTTCGATTATTCCTACTATATTAATTACATCGTCTCTGCTTGCAGCTCTTGCAAATCATGCGCTTTTCCGCCGAATTGCACAGCGGATGGGGATGCAGATTCAGGCGCTGCCTGCTTTACATAATTTGCGTTTACCGCGTTCGGTTTTGTATTATTATCTTATTGTACTCTTTTTGTTTATGATCAAAGAGATACAGGATTACCGATTTCTCTATATGATCGTACAGAACGCGATGTTCTTGATGCCGCTTTTGTTTAGTGTTCAGGCATTGGGCTTCTTCGCCTACTGGATTCATAGGCGCAATCGCAGCAAGGGGCTTCTCGTTCTTGTGGTAATCTTATTTCTTATTCCGCCGTTTAGCTATATACTACTCTTAATAGGGGTTCTTGATGTAGGGTTTAACCTGCGGAATCGATTCTTTCAATAA
- the rpsR gene encoding 30S ribosomal protein S18: MAQRRGRGKRRKVCYFTSNKITHIDYKDVDLLKKFVSERGKILPRRVTGTSAKYQRMLTVAIKRARQIALLPYVTE; encoded by the coding sequence ATGGCACAACGTCGTGGACGCGGCAAGCGTCGTAAAGTGTGTTATTTTACTTCCAATAAAATTACACACATCGATTATAAAGATGTAGATTTGCTGAAGAAATTCGTCAGCGAGCGCGGTAAGATTTTACCTCGCCGTGTGACAGGTACTTCTGCAAAATATCAGCGTATGCTGACAGTTGCAATCAAACGTGCTCGTCAAATTGCTCTGTTGCCTTACGTAACAGAGTAG
- the rpsF gene encoding 30S ribosomal protein S6, which translates to MRKYEVMYILRPDLQEEAAKANVERYSNVITEGGGQMEKVNEMGKKRLAYEIEDHREGFYVLMNFQSEPQAVTEMERLMKISDDVIRYLVVREDEK; encoded by the coding sequence ATGCGCAAATACGAAGTTATGTACATCTTGCGCCCGGACCTTCAAGAAGAAGCCGCAAAAGCAAACGTTGAACGTTACTCCAATGTAATTACGGAGGGCGGCGGCCAAATGGAGAAGGTTAATGAAATGGGCAAAAAGCGTCTGGCATATGAAATCGAAGATCATCGTGAAGGTTTCTACGTGCTCATGAACTTCCAATCCGAGCCGCAGGCTGTTACTGAGATGGAACGTCTGATGAAGATTAGCGACGATGTGATTCGTTATCTTGTTGTTCGTGAAGACGAAAAATAA
- the ychF gene encoding redox-regulated ATPase YchF has product MANSCGIVGLPNVGKSTLFNAITQAGAESANYPFCTIEPNVGIVEVPDERLKKLTEIVVPNRTVPTAFQFVDIAGLVRGASKGEGLGNQFLSHIREVDAIAHVVRCFEDENITHVEGKIDPINDITTINLELILADLESVERRVDRLGRKVKSGDKEAKVEYDVLIKLKEALENEKPARSLELTDDEKKLVKHFHLLTMKPVLYVTNVSEDGIHEAEQGQNPHVEKVREFAEAEGSGVVIISAKVESEIAEMDEEDKAMFLEELGLQESGLDRLIREAYTLLGLITYFTAGVQEVRAWTIRRGTKAPQAAAVIHNDFERGFIRAEVVAYDDLIAAGSTAQAKENGKFRLEGKEYVVADGDVMHFRFNV; this is encoded by the coding sequence ATGGCGAATTCTTGTGGGATTGTAGGTCTTCCGAACGTAGGGAAGTCTACACTGTTTAATGCAATTACACAGGCGGGGGCCGAGTCTGCCAACTACCCGTTCTGTACCATTGAGCCAAATGTCGGCATCGTAGAGGTGCCAGATGAGCGACTTAAAAAGTTGACGGAGATCGTAGTACCGAATCGGACCGTACCTACTGCCTTCCAATTTGTCGATATCGCAGGCTTGGTGCGTGGTGCCAGCAAAGGGGAAGGTCTCGGCAATCAGTTCCTATCCCATATCCGGGAAGTGGATGCGATTGCGCACGTTGTACGCTGCTTCGAAGATGAGAACATTACGCACGTGGAAGGAAAAATCGACCCGATTAACGATATTACGACCATTAATCTAGAGCTGATTCTTGCGGACCTAGAATCCGTGGAGCGACGCGTTGATCGTCTAGGCCGGAAAGTAAAGTCAGGGGATAAGGAAGCAAAAGTAGAATATGATGTTCTGATCAAGCTAAAGGAAGCGTTGGAGAACGAGAAACCAGCCCGTAGCCTTGAGTTGACAGATGATGAGAAGAAACTTGTGAAGCATTTTCATCTGTTGACGATGAAGCCCGTATTGTATGTGACAAATGTAAGCGAAGATGGCATCCATGAAGCGGAACAAGGTCAAAATCCGCATGTGGAAAAGGTTAGAGAGTTTGCTGAAGCGGAAGGATCAGGCGTTGTCATCATCTCCGCCAAAGTAGAGTCGGAAATTGCGGAGATGGATGAAGAAGACAAGGCAATGTTCCTAGAAGAACTTGGACTGCAAGAGTCAGGGCTGGATCGCCTGATCCGTGAAGCCTATACGCTCCTTGGTCTCATTACGTACTTTACCGCAGGGGTACAGGAAGTGCGCGCATGGACGATTCGACGCGGCACGAAGGCGCCTCAGGCGGCTGCTGTGATCCATAATGATTTTGAACGCGGCTTTATTCGCGCGGAAGTGGTCGCATATGATGATCTAATCGCTGCCGGTTCTACAGCGCAGGCGAAAGAAAATGGTAAATTCCGTTTAGAGGGAAAAGAGTACGTTGTAGCGGACGGAGATGTAATGCATTTCCGATTCAATGTATAA
- a CDS encoding single-stranded DNA-binding protein, giving the protein MLNRAILLGRLTKDPELRYTPSGTAVTTFTLAIDRRMTNQQGERETDFLPIVVWSKLAELCAQYLKKGQQAAVEGRIQVRNYENKEGRRVYVTEIVAENVQFLSGGQGQGGGESSYAGGFDKPASSFGGGSGGGGRSRDSFNDNPFADDQRPIDISDDDLPF; this is encoded by the coding sequence TTGTTGAATCGTGCGATACTGTTAGGCCGATTAACGAAAGATCCAGAGCTGCGCTATACACCGAGCGGAACGGCCGTAACTACCTTTACGCTTGCCATTGATCGTCGTATGACGAATCAACAGGGTGAGCGGGAGACGGATTTTCTTCCGATTGTAGTATGGAGCAAGTTGGCCGAGCTATGTGCGCAGTATCTGAAGAAAGGACAACAAGCCGCTGTAGAGGGGCGCATCCAGGTGCGTAATTACGAGAACAAAGAAGGCCGCCGCGTCTATGTGACGGAGATTGTGGCCGAGAATGTTCAGTTCCTGAGCGGTGGACAAGGCCAAGGCGGCGGAGAATCTTCGTATGCTGGAGGCTTTGATAAGCCGGCTTCTTCATTTGGAGGAGGCAGCGGTGGTGGCGGTCGTTCCCGCGATTCATTCAATGATAATCCCTTTGCTGACGATCAGCGACCAATTGATATCTCGGACGATGATTTACCATTTTAA
- a CDS encoding DUF951 domain-containing protein, which yields MEHKQFALGDIVEMKKQHPCGTNRWKIIRMGMDIRLKCMGCEHSVLIPRQKFEKSLKKVLVRAEE from the coding sequence ATGGAGCACAAGCAGTTTGCGCTAGGCGACATTGTGGAGATGAAGAAGCAGCATCCATGCGGAACGAACCGTTGGAAAATCATCCGGATGGGAATGGATATTCGATTGAAGTGTATGGGGTGTGAGCACAGTGTCTTAATCCCGCGCCAGAAGTTTGAAAAAAGCCTGAAAAAAGTATTGGTTCGCGCAGAAGAATAG